In Xiphophorus maculatus strain JP 163 A chromosome 18, X_maculatus-5.0-male, whole genome shotgun sequence, a single genomic region encodes these proteins:
- the LOC102223582 gene encoding hypoxia-inducible factor 3-alpha-like, whose protein sequence is MEKEDGVVAVKRSSSEQRKLRSRDAARCRRSQETEVFYELARTLPLPRRVCTHLDKAGIMRVTLSFLRMQQLLQPEESVKKEEEDEDPMDAFFPQALAGFVMVMTEEGDMVFLTENVNKHIGITQLELLGQSVYDFIHPCDQEELRDLLTPRPGLSKKLMAEQPSERNFFLRMKSTLTSRGRTVNIKSATWKVLHCTGHIRPFGSASPPAARVMTLLCEPIPHPSSVEFPLDSCTFLTRHTMDLRFTHCEGRVTELVGYKPEDLIGRSAYEFYHALDSDRIKKSLLTLLSKGQVNSSPYRFLANCGGFVWAETQATVLYSKTSQPEAIVCLNFILSAVEQPDVVFSVEQTRCSLLPKTEPSSPERAAEDSGISDTCDSDGEDAGSSAKLLLKLTEKPEELLQLPDGGDGVAPALTAGRVELSFASPPSPDVVPDHPKDLCSPQLRQLLSPIFDGLNPSSSPAASSEPDLSPCEEEVMDTSEVERFFTICPEETQLKEQAIEDVEGKELEMYAPYISMDDDFQLTFLSNLPQEANKPASLLFQGTDGIPAVTVSRKRTHDLDKEPPPLLMIQDKRHKPDPSSIEEELLLSNRLLGSLEDGDQPDLILDSRRSQLLTDRDPVLSELCDTAVLMRDIFIPRPADLSPPLSPMT, encoded by the exons ATGGAGAAGGAAGACGGGGTCGTGGCGGTTAAACG gagCAGCTCGGAGCAGAGGAAGCTCCGCTCTCGCGATGCGGCCCGCTGCCGGCGCAGCCAGGAGACCGAGGTGTTCTATGAACTGGCCCGGACCCTGCCGCTGCCGCGCCGAGTCTGCACCCACCTAGACAAAGCCGGCATCATGAGGGTGACGCTCAGCTTCCTGCGGATGCAGCAGCTCCTGCAACCCG AAGAGAGTgtgaagaaagaggaggaggatgaagatcCGATGGACGCTTTCTTCCCCCAGGCCTTGGCGGGCTTCGTCATGGTGATGACCGAGGAGGGGGACATGGTGTTCCTGACGGAGAACGTCAACAAGCACATCGGCATCACGCAG CTGGAGCTGCTCGGCCAGAGCGTCTACGACTTCATTCATCCCTGCGATCAGGAGGAGCTGCGAGACCTCCTGACTCCGCGTCCAG GTCTGAGTAAGAAGCTGATGGCGGAGCAACCGAGCGAGAGAAACTTCTTCCTGCGAATGAAGAGCaccctgaccagcagggggcgcaccGTCAACATCAAATCTGCCACCTGGAag GTTCTCCACTGCACGGGCCACATCCGCCCCTTTGGCTCAGCGTCGCCCCCTGCTGCCAGAGTGATGACGCTGCTGTGCGAGCCGATCCCCCACCCGTCCAGCGTGGAGTTCCCTCTGGACAGCTGCACCTTCCTCACCCGCCACACCATGGACCTGCGCTTCACCCACTGCGAGGGCAG GGTAACGGAGCTGGTGGGCTACAAACCGGAGGACCTGATTGGACGCTCGGCCTACGAGTTTTATCACGCGCTCGACTCGGATCGCATCAAGAAGAGCCTGCTAACAC TTCTCTCCAAAGGCCAGGTGAACTCTTCCCCCTACCGCTTCCTGGCCAACTGCGGCGGCTTCGTGTGGGCCGAGACTCAAGCCACCGTCCTCTACAGCAAGACGTCGCAGCCCGAAGCCATCGTCTGCCTCAACTTCATCCTCAG CGCGGTGGAGCAGCCGGACGTGGTGTTCTCCGTCGAGCAGACCCGCTGCAGCCTCCTGCCTAAAACCGAGCCCTCCTCCCCGGAGCGCGCCGCCGAGGACAGCGGCATCTCCGACACCTGCGACTCTGACGGCGAGGACGCCGGCAGCTCGGCGAAGCTCCTCCTGAAGCTGACGGAGAAACcggaggagctgctgcagctgccggACGGCGGGGACGGCGTGGCGCCGGCGCTGACGGCAG GTCGGGTGGAGCTGTCGTTCGCCAGTCCTCCCAGTCCAGACGTGGTTCCGGACCATCCTAAGGACCTGTGCAGCCCTCAGCTGCGGCAGCTGCTGTCGCCCATCTTCGACGGCCTGAATCCGTCCTCGTCCCCGGCCGCCTCCTCTGAGCCGGACCTG AGCCCCTGTGAAGAGGAGGTGATGGACACCAGCGAGGTGGAGCGCTTCTTCACCATCTGCCCGGAGGAAACGCAGCTCAAGGAACAAGCCATCGAG GACGTGGAGGGGAAGGAGCTGGAGATGTACGCGCCGTACATCTCCATGGACGACGACTTCCAGCTCACCTTCCTCAGCAATCTGCCGCAGGAAGCCAACAAACCCGCGTCGCTGCTGTTCCAGGGCACCGATGGGATTCCTGCCGTCACCGTCAGCAGGAAGAG GACTCACGACTTGGACAAAGAGCCGCCGCCTCTGCTGATGATCCAGGACAAGAGACACAAGCCGGACCCGTCCTCCatagaggaggagctgctgctcagcaaCAGGCTGCTG ggtTCGCTGGAAGACGGCGACCAGCCGGATCTGATTCTGGACTCCAGACGCAGTCAGCTACTCACAGACAGAGACCCGGTTCTGTCAGAACTGTGCGACACCGCAG tTCTGATGAGGGACATCTTCATCCCTCGCCCAGCTGACCTGTCGCCGCCGCTCTCGCCTATGACCTGA